One Thunnus thynnus chromosome 18, fThuThy2.1, whole genome shotgun sequence genomic region harbors:
- the cep170bb gene encoding centrosomal protein of 170 kDa protein B isoform X1 encodes MSLKASEGKRAELEERTRPDKSPSTKTQEAPVSRPTPLYGQPSWWGEEDYGNKVQTSDETHPEMQKDASSVDPDFTGSLSDSQPKAIFSSYHREPSYFEIPTKDFQQPKTLGAELHEIPTKDTDTPPAPAPPSPPTPTPPVVQSHASFTIEFDDCMPGKIKIKDHVTKFSTRQRKQQTPSTKATIPTATPTEVMSAESKVADWLVHSDVSMMKRRPICEDVYSTKSDLAMNIKTLKGHHHEDGTQSDSEDPVLKGRRSKSHHSVHSQHSIQSEQSESSQQTVQSVQSIHCQPPAPTQTLHQPLQYSPPRPAPASPVAPERPLSQSPPQAQSPTTESPKQGPPEHLTQQAFIIEFFDDHPRKKRSQSFTHNPAHADSYSALKAKLERRKGGERPASVHGHIPPTQQVTVPLKGQGHGGPQRSSSLKREKTEGEAASSGSSSRSSSGIIIRPFGSVGKKSKLAQEFAAEFLKDSGQQDTSPTREKTSPPPMSAPPVMVSPPNARIPSPQEPPAPSAVSYPSSPLQPQPMSKSSIPTNAAGQTASPVHSSGPLMSPMLALGVRGGDPRGSPRMVRNEEDDSLSDAGTYTIETESQDKEVEEARNMIDQVFGVLDSPEYSGVNTGVYRPVINDGKDEQANLPSTVDPLHGFIPAAISGPPTGPIQVPPVHAAGLEGPKWVSRWASLADSYAEPGSTPPQGECLEDLRLMSRSMGSYNYDNSESESSHSSRTRRLLPQVPPEKLDSATPSILIRHESYQGQEHLDKASGTPRPQDSTQRLSVQDDVDPDSLSDASRSDDGPILEKAKKNQARTGATSLGGSGPQFKGQEKVSPSTKSTSFYIGSEDSPGKPDQARSPVPSERTREPPAKTPPTTVLIRHLSGHEPRRTGVKPNSSAPNLQTQDKDSVPTKDSCMSSFVRQESFTKDRPSDTVQMKKLPHISSHPSIRDMEQRRENIQDTQSFLQEADGALSSLDTKFPSSGSGRSSKKGGSSSHMDDSLSGESDVDTASTVSQVSSKNAAVSSAPKKRPAISSLQKEKSSSSPSIQEKGRQLTARERLSEKRRNQAPSDASSKAEAAKRFQMRRSAGNRGSLDLSEGQQGSAPHWTETTSSDHEISRPSSRSKKVIAPLQKDDNGKTPKTASQQVLTRSNSLSAPRPTRASMLRRARLGEASDNEGAETDRASQNSDHIATPPKMATEVKKLSRLDILALPRKRTGSFTAPSDNETSSTGRTGFSNRNSESVVTTRKTSVGDARQAASRGGGAPGKQPLTRTRSSGAKYPSTGSRHRQKGSDFSSSSEEEYKTSTSNQKAKRSSHPSAQTPRHRTAATRSKSVSLETEEDEDQNEVDPYQNWSTHSAEIAKLSQDLAKDLAILAKEIHDVAGDGDSPSSGMGTTTSPSSLPNTPASTISAREEVILDNLMLNPVSQLSQAIRENTEQLADKMKVLFQNKAEVWEEIEAKINAENEVPILKTSNKEITSILKELRRVQRQLEVINTIVEPGGSLQIAAVSTSALGQTPQTSSKEKKPASKSRGAPPTSNANESTKRPPRGPDGAHYMA; translated from the exons ATGAGTCTGAAGGCTTCAGAGGGCAAACGAGCCGAACTGGAGGAGCGAACACGACCCGACAAAAGCCCCAGTACCAAGACACAGG AGGCTCCGGTGAGTCGGCCCACCCCTCTGTACGGTCAGCCGTCCTGGTGGGGAGAGGAGGATTATGGGAATAAAGTTCAGACCAGCGATGAGACCCATCCAg aaatgcaGAAAGACGCTTCGTCTGTGGATCCAGATTTTACCGGATCTCTATCAGACTCCCAGCCAAAGGCCATCTTCTCTTCGTACCACCGTGAACCGAGCTACTTCGAGATCCCCACCAAGGACTTCCAGCAGCCCAAAACCTTGGGGGCGGAGCTCCACGAGATCCCCACTAAGGACACGGACACAcccccagccccagccccgCCCTCTCCTCCCACCCCGACCCCGCCCGTCGTTCAGAGCCACGCCTCCTTCACCATCGAGTTTGACGACTGCATGCCCGGCAAGATCAAGATCAAAGATCATGTGACCAAGTTCTCCACCCGCCAGAGGAAGCAACAGACTCCGTCCACCAAGGCCACCATCCCCACCGCCACGCCCACTGAGGTGATGTCAGCAGAGAGCAAGGTGGCTGATTGGCTGGTCCACAGTGATGTCAGCATGATGAAGAGGCGTCCGATTTGTGAAGATGTTTACAGCACCAAGAGTGACCTCGCCATGAACATCAAGACTCTCAAAG GTCACCATCATGAGGATGGGACCCAGAGTGACTCCGAGGACCCGGTACTCAAAGGAAGGAGGAGTAAATCCCACCACTCTGTCCACTCTCAACACTCTATCCAATCGGAGCAGTCGGAGTCATCGCAGCAAACTGTCCAATCAGTGCAGTCCATCCACTGCCAACCACCTGCTCCAACGCAGACGCTACACCAGCCACTGCAGTACTCTCCGCCCAGACCGGCCCCGGCCTCACCAGTGGCCCCAGAGCGGCCACTTTCCCAGAGCCCTCCTCAGGCTCAGTCCCCCACTACAGAATCACCCAAGCAGGGGCCACCTGAGCACCTCACCCAGCAGGCCTTCATCATTGAGTTCTTCGATGACCACCCACGCAAGAAGCGCTCGCAGTCCTTCACGCACAACCCCGCCCATGCTGACTCCTACTCTGCCCTCAAGGCCAAGCTGGAGCGACGGAAAGGCGGCGAGAGGCCGGCATCCGTACATGGCCATATCCCTCCCACCCAGCAGGTGACAGTTCCTCTGAAGGGTCAGGGCCACGGTGGCCCCCAGAGGTCAAGTTCTCTGAAGAGGGAAAAGACGGAGGGGGAAGCAGCCTCATCTGGCTCCTCCTCTCGCTCCTCTTCAGGCATCATCATCAGACCCTTCGGCAGCGTTGGGAAGAAGTCTAAGCTCGCCCAGGAGTTCGCTGCTGAATTCCTGAAAGATTCGGGTCAACAAGACACCTCCCCAACAAGGGAAAAGACATCTCCTCCACCGATGTCTGCGCCGCCGGTGATGGTGTCGCCTCCAAATGCTAGAATTCCCTCCCCACAAGAGCCTCCAGCTCCTTCTGCAGTTTCCTACCCTTCCTCCCCCTTACAACCTCAACCAATGTCAAAGTCCTCTATCCCCACCAATGCTGCTGGCCAGACTGCCTCTCCGGTCCATTCCTCAGGACCTCTAATGTCCCCCATGCTTGCCCTTGGTGTCCGCGGAGGAGACCCCAGAGGTTCTCCGAGAATGGTGAGGAATGAGGAGGATGACAGCCTGAGTGATGCCGGGACCTACACCATCGAGACCGAGTCGCAGGAcaaagaggtggaggaggctCGCAACATGATCGATCAG GTGTTTGGTGTCCTCGACTCTCCAGAGTACAGTGGTGTGAACACAGGAGTGTATAGGCCTGTAATAAATGATGGCAAGGATGAGCAAGCTAACCTGCCTAGCACTGTGGACCCGTTGCATGGCTTTATCCCAGCTGCTATCAGCGGCCCCCCAACAGGCCCCATACAG GTTCCACCTGTTCATGCAGCAGGTCTGGAAGGACCTAAATGGGTTTCCCGTTGGGCCAGTCTGGCGGACAGCTATGCTGAACCTGGTTCCACACCACCTCAAGGGGAATGCCTAGAAG aTTTGCGCCTCATGAGCCGGTCGATGGGAAGTTACAACTACGACAACTCTGAGTCCGAGTCCAGCCACAGCTCCAGGACAAGAAGGCTACTGCCCCAGGTGCCCCCAGAAAAGCTGGATAGTGCCACCCCCAGTATCCTGATTCGCCATGAATCTTATCAAGGTCAGGAACACCTGGACAAAGCCTCTGGTACTCCCCGCCCACAGGACTCCACCCAGCGCCTGTCTGTTCAGGATGACGTTGACCCAGACAGTTTGAGTGACGCCAGCCGCTCAGATGATGGACCCATTCTGGAGAAAGCAAAGAAGAATCAGGCCAGGACTGGAGCTACTTCTCTAGGGGGCTCTGGTCCTCAGTTCAAGGGTCAGGAGAAAGTGTCTCCATCCACAAAATCAACCTCCTTCTACATTGGTTCTGAAGACAGTCCAGGCAAACCTGATCAGGCCAGGAGTCCGGTGCCGTCTGAAAGGACACGAGAACCCCCAGCAAAAACTCCCCCTACTACTGTTCTGATCCGACACCTTAGCGGGCATGAACCCAGGAGGACAGGTGTCAAACCCAACAGCTCTGCTCCAAACCTCCAAACACAGGACAAGGATTCTGTCCCCACTAAAGACAGCTGCATGTCATCCTTTGTCCGGCAAGAGAGCTTCACCAAAGACCGACCCAGTGACACCGTCCAGATGAAGAAGCTTCCCCACATCTCCAGCCACCCATCCATCAGAGACatggagcagaggagggagaacATCCAGGACACACAATCCTTCCTTCAGGAGGCCGATGGAGCTCTGTCCTCTCTGGATACCAAGTTTCCATCTTCTGGCTCTGGTCGTAGCTCAAAGAAAGGAGGCTCCTCCAGCCACATGGATGACTCCCTTTCTGGTGAGTCAGATGTGGACACAGCAAGCACCGTGAGCCAGGTGAGTAGTAAAAATGCTGCAGTCAGCTCTGCCCCTAAAAAGCGTCCAGCCATCAGCAGCCTCCAAAAGGAGAAGTCCTCCTCCAGCCCATCAATCCAAGAGAAGGGACGTCAGCTGACTGCCCGCGAGCGGCTCTCTGAGAAACGCCGAAACCAGGCGCCTTCCGATGCATCAAGTAAGGCAGAGGCAGCAAAGCGCTTTCAGATGCGTCGCAGTGCAGGCAACCGTGGCTCTCTGGATCTGTCTGAGGGCCAGCAGGGTTCAGCTCCACACTGGACTGAAACAACATCATCTGACCATGAAATTTCCCGTCCGTCCAGCCGCAGCAAAAAAGTCATCGCCCCTCTTCAAAAAGATGATAATGGAAAGACGCCTAAGACGGCATCTCAGCAGGTTCTGACACGCTCCAATAGCCTGTCAGCACCACGGCCAACCAGGGCATCTATGCTCCGACGAGCACGCCTGGGCGAAGCCTCAGATAATGAAGGTGCTGAGACTGACCGGGCCTCCCAAAATTCAGACCATATCGCTACACCTCCCAAAATGGCCACTGAGGTGAAGAAGCTTTCCAGGCTGGACATCTTGGCATTGCCAAGAAAGAGGACTGGCTCTTTCACGGCTCCCAGTGACAACGAGACGTCCTCCACGGGCCGGACTGGTTTCTCCAATCGGAACTCTGAGTCTGTTGTTACCACCAGGAAGACATCAGTGGGTGACGCCCGCCAGGCAGCTAGCAGAGGGGGTGGAGCTCCAGGGAAGCAACCACTGACCCGTACCCGGTCCAGTGGAGCCAAGTACCCCAGCACTG gtTCCCGTCACAGGCAGAAGGGCTCAgacttctcctcttcctctgaggAAGAATATAAGACAAGCACCAGTAATCAGAAAGCCAAACGCTCCTCCCATCCCTCCGCCCAGACACCTCGCCACCGGACAGCTGCTACTCGCTCCAAATCTGTCTCCTTGGAGACAGAGGAAGACGAGGACCAGAATGAGGTCGACCCCTACCAGAACTGGTCCACGCACAGCGCCGAGATCGCCAA GCTCAGTCAGGACTTGGCTAAAGATCTGGCCATCCTGGCGAAGGAAATCCATGATGTGGCCGGTGACGGAGACTCACCGAGCTCCGGCATGGGCACCACCACCTCACCTAGCTCACTGCCCAACACACCAGCCTCCACCATCTCTGCCCGGGAGGAG
- the cep170bb gene encoding centrosomal protein of 170 kDa protein B isoform X2, protein MSVTSWFLVSSSGTRHRLPKEMIFVGREDCELMLQSRSVDKQHAVINYNPTTDEHLVKDLGSLNGTFVNDLRIPDQTYITLKLSDIIRFGYDSHVYVLEKSQHKVPEEALKHEKYTSQLQMSLKASEGKRAELEERTRPDKSPSTKTQEAPVSRPTPLYGQPSWWGEEDYGNKVQTSDETHPEMQKDASSVDPDFTGSLSDSQPKAIFSSYHREPSYFEIPTKDFQQPKTLGAELHEIPTKDTDTPPAPAPPSPPTPTPPVVQSHASFTIEFDDCMPGKIKIKDHVTKFSTRQRKQQTPSTKATIPTATPTEVMSAESKVADWLVHSDVSMMKRRPICEDVYSTKSDLAMNIKTLKGHHHEDGTQSDSEDPVLKGRRSKSHHSVHSQHSIQSEQSESSQQTVQSVQSIHCQPPAPTQTLHQPLQYSPPRPAPASPVAPERPLSQSPPQAQSPTTESPKQGPPEHLTQQAFIIEFFDDHPRKKRSQSFTHNPAHADSYSALKAKLERRKGGERPASVHGHIPPTQQVTVPLKGQGHGGPQRSSSLKREKTEGEAASSGSSSRSSSGIIIRPFGSVGKKSKLAQEFAAEFLKDSGQQDTSPTREKTSPPPMSAPPVMVSPPNARIPSPQEPPAPSAVSYPSSPLQPQPMSKSSIPTNAAGQTASPVHSSGPLMSPMLALGVRGGDPRGSPRMVRNEEDDSLSDAGTYTIETESQDKEVEEARNMIDQVFGVLDSPEYSGVNTGVYRPVINDGKDEQANLPSTVDPLHGFIPAAISGPPTGPIQVPPVHAAGLEGPKWVSRWASLADSYAEPGSTPPQGECLEDLRLMSRSMGSYNYDNSESESSHSSRTRRLLPQVPPEKLDSATPSILIRHESYQGQEHLDKASGTPRPQDSTQRLSVQDDVDPDSLSDASRSDDGPILEKAKKNQARTGATSLGGSGPQFKGQEKVSPSTKSTSFYIGSEDSPGKPDQARSPVPSERTREPPAKTPPTTVLIRHLSGHEPRRTGVKPNSSAPNLQTQDKDSVPTKDSCMSSFVRQESFTKDRPSDTVQMKKLPHISSHPSIRDMEQRRENIQDTQSFLQEADGALSSLDTKFPSSGSGRSSKKGGSSSHMDDSLSGESDVDTASTVSQVSSKNAAVSSAPKKRPAISSLQKEKSSSSPSIQEKGRQLTARERLSEKRRNQAPSDASSKAEAAKRFQMRRSAGNRGSLDLSEGQQGSAPHWTETTSSDHEISRPSSRSKKVIAPLQKDDNGKTPKTASQQVLTRSNSLSAPRPTRASMLRRARLGEASDNEGAETDRASQNSDHIATPPKMATEVKKLSRLDILALPRKRTGSFTAPSDNETSSTGRTGFSNRNSESVVTTRKTSVGDARQAASRGGGAPGKQPLTRTRSSGAKYPSTGSRHRQKGSDFSSSSEEEYKTSTSNQKAKRSSHPSAQTPRHRTAATRSKSVSLETEEDEDQNEVDPYQNWSTHSAEIAKLSQDLAKDLAILAKEIHDVAGDGDSPSSGMGTTTSPSSLPNTPASTISAREELVQHIPEASLNYQKVPPGSAAVSDLDANMNEPEPGSRQRRPWNREEVILDNLMLNPVSQLSQAIRENTEQLADKMKVLFQNKAEVWEEIEAKINAENEVPILKTSNKEITSILKELRRVQRQLEVINTIVEPGGSLQIAAVSTSALGQTPQTSSKEKKPASKSRGAPPTSNANESTKRPPRGPDGAHYMA, encoded by the exons ATGAGTGTGACATCATGGTTCCTGGTGAGCAGCTCCGGCACTCGGCATCGCCTCCCCAAAGAGATGATCTTTGTCGGCCGAGAGGACTGTGAGCTGATGCTGCAG TCTCGCAGCGTAGACAAACAACACGCCGTCATCAACTACAACCCGACTACTGATGAACACCTGGTGAAAGACCTGGGCAGCCTGAACGGG ACGTTTGTGAACGATCTGAGGATTCCTGATCAGACCTACATCACCCTCAAACTGTCCGACATCATCCGCTTCGGATACG ACTCTCATGTTTATGTTCTGGAGAAAAGTCAACACAAAGTCCCAGAGGAGGCACtgaag CATGAGAAATACACCAGTCAGCTGCAGATGAGTCTGAAGGCTTCAGAGGGCAAACGAGCCGAACTGGAGGAGCGAACACGACCCGACAAAAGCCCCAGTACCAAGACACAGG AGGCTCCGGTGAGTCGGCCCACCCCTCTGTACGGTCAGCCGTCCTGGTGGGGAGAGGAGGATTATGGGAATAAAGTTCAGACCAGCGATGAGACCCATCCAg aaatgcaGAAAGACGCTTCGTCTGTGGATCCAGATTTTACCGGATCTCTATCAGACTCCCAGCCAAAGGCCATCTTCTCTTCGTACCACCGTGAACCGAGCTACTTCGAGATCCCCACCAAGGACTTCCAGCAGCCCAAAACCTTGGGGGCGGAGCTCCACGAGATCCCCACTAAGGACACGGACACAcccccagccccagccccgCCCTCTCCTCCCACCCCGACCCCGCCCGTCGTTCAGAGCCACGCCTCCTTCACCATCGAGTTTGACGACTGCATGCCCGGCAAGATCAAGATCAAAGATCATGTGACCAAGTTCTCCACCCGCCAGAGGAAGCAACAGACTCCGTCCACCAAGGCCACCATCCCCACCGCCACGCCCACTGAGGTGATGTCAGCAGAGAGCAAGGTGGCTGATTGGCTGGTCCACAGTGATGTCAGCATGATGAAGAGGCGTCCGATTTGTGAAGATGTTTACAGCACCAAGAGTGACCTCGCCATGAACATCAAGACTCTCAAAG GTCACCATCATGAGGATGGGACCCAGAGTGACTCCGAGGACCCGGTACTCAAAGGAAGGAGGAGTAAATCCCACCACTCTGTCCACTCTCAACACTCTATCCAATCGGAGCAGTCGGAGTCATCGCAGCAAACTGTCCAATCAGTGCAGTCCATCCACTGCCAACCACCTGCTCCAACGCAGACGCTACACCAGCCACTGCAGTACTCTCCGCCCAGACCGGCCCCGGCCTCACCAGTGGCCCCAGAGCGGCCACTTTCCCAGAGCCCTCCTCAGGCTCAGTCCCCCACTACAGAATCACCCAAGCAGGGGCCACCTGAGCACCTCACCCAGCAGGCCTTCATCATTGAGTTCTTCGATGACCACCCACGCAAGAAGCGCTCGCAGTCCTTCACGCACAACCCCGCCCATGCTGACTCCTACTCTGCCCTCAAGGCCAAGCTGGAGCGACGGAAAGGCGGCGAGAGGCCGGCATCCGTACATGGCCATATCCCTCCCACCCAGCAGGTGACAGTTCCTCTGAAGGGTCAGGGCCACGGTGGCCCCCAGAGGTCAAGTTCTCTGAAGAGGGAAAAGACGGAGGGGGAAGCAGCCTCATCTGGCTCCTCCTCTCGCTCCTCTTCAGGCATCATCATCAGACCCTTCGGCAGCGTTGGGAAGAAGTCTAAGCTCGCCCAGGAGTTCGCTGCTGAATTCCTGAAAGATTCGGGTCAACAAGACACCTCCCCAACAAGGGAAAAGACATCTCCTCCACCGATGTCTGCGCCGCCGGTGATGGTGTCGCCTCCAAATGCTAGAATTCCCTCCCCACAAGAGCCTCCAGCTCCTTCTGCAGTTTCCTACCCTTCCTCCCCCTTACAACCTCAACCAATGTCAAAGTCCTCTATCCCCACCAATGCTGCTGGCCAGACTGCCTCTCCGGTCCATTCCTCAGGACCTCTAATGTCCCCCATGCTTGCCCTTGGTGTCCGCGGAGGAGACCCCAGAGGTTCTCCGAGAATGGTGAGGAATGAGGAGGATGACAGCCTGAGTGATGCCGGGACCTACACCATCGAGACCGAGTCGCAGGAcaaagaggtggaggaggctCGCAACATGATCGATCAG GTGTTTGGTGTCCTCGACTCTCCAGAGTACAGTGGTGTGAACACAGGAGTGTATAGGCCTGTAATAAATGATGGCAAGGATGAGCAAGCTAACCTGCCTAGCACTGTGGACCCGTTGCATGGCTTTATCCCAGCTGCTATCAGCGGCCCCCCAACAGGCCCCATACAG GTTCCACCTGTTCATGCAGCAGGTCTGGAAGGACCTAAATGGGTTTCCCGTTGGGCCAGTCTGGCGGACAGCTATGCTGAACCTGGTTCCACACCACCTCAAGGGGAATGCCTAGAAG aTTTGCGCCTCATGAGCCGGTCGATGGGAAGTTACAACTACGACAACTCTGAGTCCGAGTCCAGCCACAGCTCCAGGACAAGAAGGCTACTGCCCCAGGTGCCCCCAGAAAAGCTGGATAGTGCCACCCCCAGTATCCTGATTCGCCATGAATCTTATCAAGGTCAGGAACACCTGGACAAAGCCTCTGGTACTCCCCGCCCACAGGACTCCACCCAGCGCCTGTCTGTTCAGGATGACGTTGACCCAGACAGTTTGAGTGACGCCAGCCGCTCAGATGATGGACCCATTCTGGAGAAAGCAAAGAAGAATCAGGCCAGGACTGGAGCTACTTCTCTAGGGGGCTCTGGTCCTCAGTTCAAGGGTCAGGAGAAAGTGTCTCCATCCACAAAATCAACCTCCTTCTACATTGGTTCTGAAGACAGTCCAGGCAAACCTGATCAGGCCAGGAGTCCGGTGCCGTCTGAAAGGACACGAGAACCCCCAGCAAAAACTCCCCCTACTACTGTTCTGATCCGACACCTTAGCGGGCATGAACCCAGGAGGACAGGTGTCAAACCCAACAGCTCTGCTCCAAACCTCCAAACACAGGACAAGGATTCTGTCCCCACTAAAGACAGCTGCATGTCATCCTTTGTCCGGCAAGAGAGCTTCACCAAAGACCGACCCAGTGACACCGTCCAGATGAAGAAGCTTCCCCACATCTCCAGCCACCCATCCATCAGAGACatggagcagaggagggagaacATCCAGGACACACAATCCTTCCTTCAGGAGGCCGATGGAGCTCTGTCCTCTCTGGATACCAAGTTTCCATCTTCTGGCTCTGGTCGTAGCTCAAAGAAAGGAGGCTCCTCCAGCCACATGGATGACTCCCTTTCTGGTGAGTCAGATGTGGACACAGCAAGCACCGTGAGCCAGGTGAGTAGTAAAAATGCTGCAGTCAGCTCTGCCCCTAAAAAGCGTCCAGCCATCAGCAGCCTCCAAAAGGAGAAGTCCTCCTCCAGCCCATCAATCCAAGAGAAGGGACGTCAGCTGACTGCCCGCGAGCGGCTCTCTGAGAAACGCCGAAACCAGGCGCCTTCCGATGCATCAAGTAAGGCAGAGGCAGCAAAGCGCTTTCAGATGCGTCGCAGTGCAGGCAACCGTGGCTCTCTGGATCTGTCTGAGGGCCAGCAGGGTTCAGCTCCACACTGGACTGAAACAACATCATCTGACCATGAAATTTCCCGTCCGTCCAGCCGCAGCAAAAAAGTCATCGCCCCTCTTCAAAAAGATGATAATGGAAAGACGCCTAAGACGGCATCTCAGCAGGTTCTGACACGCTCCAATAGCCTGTCAGCACCACGGCCAACCAGGGCATCTATGCTCCGACGAGCACGCCTGGGCGAAGCCTCAGATAATGAAGGTGCTGAGACTGACCGGGCCTCCCAAAATTCAGACCATATCGCTACACCTCCCAAAATGGCCACTGAGGTGAAGAAGCTTTCCAGGCTGGACATCTTGGCATTGCCAAGAAAGAGGACTGGCTCTTTCACGGCTCCCAGTGACAACGAGACGTCCTCCACGGGCCGGACTGGTTTCTCCAATCGGAACTCTGAGTCTGTTGTTACCACCAGGAAGACATCAGTGGGTGACGCCCGCCAGGCAGCTAGCAGAGGGGGTGGAGCTCCAGGGAAGCAACCACTGACCCGTACCCGGTCCAGTGGAGCCAAGTACCCCAGCACTG gtTCCCGTCACAGGCAGAAGGGCTCAgacttctcctcttcctctgaggAAGAATATAAGACAAGCACCAGTAATCAGAAAGCCAAACGCTCCTCCCATCCCTCCGCCCAGACACCTCGCCACCGGACAGCTGCTACTCGCTCCAAATCTGTCTCCTTGGAGACAGAGGAAGACGAGGACCAGAATGAGGTCGACCCCTACCAGAACTGGTCCACGCACAGCGCCGAGATCGCCAA GCTCAGTCAGGACTTGGCTAAAGATCTGGCCATCCTGGCGAAGGAAATCCATGATGTGGCCGGTGACGGAGACTCACCGAGCTCCGGCATGGGCACCACCACCTCACCTAGCTCACTGCCCAACACACCAGCCTCCACCATCTCTGCCCGGGAGGAG CTGGTCCAACATATCCCTGAGGCCAGTTTAAACTACCAGAAGGTTCCGCCAGGTTCTGCTGCCGTCTCGGACCTGGACGCAAACATGAATGAGCCGGAGCCCGGTTCTAGGCAACGCCGTCCGTGGAACCGCGAAGAG